DNA from Burkholderiales bacterium:
CGCGCGGCGGTATACCGGTGCCGGGCCTGAGCAGCGTGAGATGGTCGCGCGCGATCGTCTCGCCCTTGGCGAGCGGCCTGGCGAGCGCGACGCTGCGCCTGACCAGATCGCGCACCGGAAGCTCGGACGCGGTCGGCGCCTTGTCGGGCGAGCCCATCGCGGCGCCGACCGTGCGTATCCCTTCGACCATCGCGGCGAACTCGTCCGGTGCCAGCGAAGCGCGATGGTCCGGACCCGGCAGCGACTTGTCGAGCGTGAGATGCTTCTCGACCACCGCCGCGCCGAGCGCCGCGGCGGCGATCGCGACCGCGACCCCTTCGGTGTGATCGGAATAGCCGACCGGCACGTCGAGCGTGCGCATCATGGTGGTCATCGCGGCAAGGTTCACGTCCCACGGCTTGGCCGGGTAGTTCGACGTGCAGTGGAGCAGCGTCAGGGCATCGGTCTTAGCGGCGAGCGCGCCGTCGCCCCACACCGCGCGCACCGCGGCGATCGCTTCGCGCGCTTCGTCCAGCGTCGCCATGCCGGTCGAGACGATGAGCGGAACCTCGAGCGCCGCGAGCGCTTCGAGGAAAGGCAGGCTCGTCAGATCCCCCGACCCGACCTTGATGCGTGCGACGCCGAGCCTCGCCAGCATGTGCGCCGACTCGACGTCGAACGGCGTCGACATGAACTCGATGCCGCGCTCCCCGCAGCGCCGGATGAGATCGGGATACGCATCGTCCGGAAGCTCCAGCGCGCGCAGCATCTCGAGCTGATCGGCCGCGCCGCAATTCTCGGCCTGGTATTCCGCCGTCGGGGTGCCGCGTGCGACGAGGCGCTCGGGCTTGAACGTCTGGAACTTGACCGCGTCCGCCCCGGCCTGCGCCGCCGCATCGACGAGCTGCAGCGCGAGCTCGGCCGAGCCGTTGTGGTTCACGCCCGCTTCGGCGATGACGAAGCAGCGGCTCACCATACCGAGAGACCGCCGTCGACGACGATGTTCTGGCCGGTCACGTAGGACGCGGCGCGCGAGGCGAGAAAGACGACCGCGCCGCTGATCTCGTCGCCTTCCGCCATGCGCCCGAAAGGGACTCGCGCGCTGTAGCGAGCGACGAAGGTTTCGTTCTGGCCGCTGAAGACGCCGCCGGGCGAGACCGCGTTCACGCGCACTTTCGCGTGGCCCCAGTACGCCGAGAGGTATTGCGTGAGGCCCCACAGCGCCGCCTTGCTCACGCTGTAGACGGCGGGCGTGTTGATCGGGCGGCCTTCGTACATCGAGCCTTCGTAGATGCGCTGGTCGGGCGCGACCACGCCGTAGATCGACAGGATGTTGACGATGCTGCCGCCGCCGCGCTTCGCCATCCCGCCGCCGAACTCCTGCGCGGCATACATGGCGCCGGTGACGTTGGTGCGCATGACTTCGTCCCAGTCGCCGGCCTTGAACTCCTCGAAAGGATCGAAGAAGCCGTCGGTCTTGGTGGCGGCGGCGTTGATCAGCACTGTGGCGGCGCCGAGCGCGCCTTC
Protein-coding regions in this window:
- the neuB gene encoding N-acetylneuraminate synthase encodes the protein MVSRCFVIAEAGVNHNGSAELALQLVDAAAQAGADAVKFQTFKPERLVARGTPTAEYQAENCGAADQLEMLRALELPDDAYPDLIRRCGERGIEFMSTPFDVESAHMLARLGVARIKVGSGDLTSLPFLEALAALEVPLIVSTGMATLDEAREAIAAVRAVWGDGALAAKTDALTLLHCTSNYPAKPWDVNLAAMTTMMRTLDVPVGYSDHTEGVAVAIAAAALGAAVVEKHLTLDKSLPGPDHRASLAPDEFAAMVEGIRTVGAAMGSPDKAPTASELPVRDLVRRSVALARPLAKGETIARDHLTLLRPGTGIPPREMRSVVGRSAARALEAGTLLAWSDVLP
- a CDS encoding SDR family oxidoreductase, which gives rise to MKDEFDLTGEVAVLTGGGGILGSRFADALARRGASVAVLDREAAKAQAVANDVARAHGVKALGLATDVGSRDALRDARREIEGALGAATVLINAAATKTDGFFDPFEEFKAGDWDEVMRTNVTGAMYAAQEFGGGMAKRGGGSIVNILSIYGVVAPDQRIYEGSMYEGRPINTPAVYSVSKAALWGLTQYLSAYWGHAKVRVNAVSPGGVFSGQNETFVARYSARVPFGRMAEGDEISGAVVFLASRAASYVTGQNIVVDGGLSVW